In Camelina sativa cultivar DH55 chromosome 16, Cs, whole genome shotgun sequence, a single window of DNA contains:
- the LOC104752041 gene encoding putative leucine-rich repeat receptor-like serine/threonine-protein kinase At2g24130, with amino-acid sequence MGSCSLLFISFLITVMTVLASKENDHVLLKTDRASLLSFKSFIVSDPHHSLSSWVSVSASSVDVCNWSGVKCNKESTRVIELDISGRDLGGVISPSIANLTALTVLDLSRNFFVGKIPQEIGSLYKTLKQLSLSENLLQEKIPQELGSLNRLVYLDLGSNRLTGSIPVQLFCNGSSLSLQYVDLSNNSLTGEIPLKKECHLKELRFLLLWSNKLVGTVPSFLSNSTNLKWMDLESNLLTGELPSQVISKMPQLQFLYLSYNHFVSHNNNTNLEPFFASLASSPDLQELELAGNSLGGEISSSVRHLSVNLVQIHLDQNRIHGSIPPEISNLLNLTLLNLSSNLLTGPIPRELCKLNKLERVYLSNNLLTGEIPMELGDIPSLGLLDVSRNKLSGSIPDSFSNLSQLRRLLMYGNHLSGTVPQSLGKCINLEILDLSHNNLSGKIPVEVVSNLRNLKLYLNLSSNQLSGGIPLELSKMDMVLSIDLSSNKLSGKIPPQLGSCIALEHLNLSRNGLFGTLPTSIGQLSYLKDLDVSLNRLTGAIPPCFQQSSTLKNLNFSFNLFYGNVSDKGSFSKLTIESFLGDSLLCGSIKGMQACKKKHRYPSVLLPVLLSLIATPFLCVFGYPLVQRSRFGKNLTVYDKEELEDEEKQNRTDPKYPRISYQQLIAATGGFNASSLIGSGRFGHVYKGVLRNNTKIAVKVLDPKTAMEFSGSFKRECQILKRTKHRNLIRIITTCSKPGFKALVLPLMQNGSLERHLYPGEYSSKNLDLIQLVNICSDVAEGIAYLHHYSPVKVVHCDLKPSNILLDDEMTALVTDFGISRFVQSVEETVSTDDSVSFGSPDGLLCGSVGYIAPEYGMGKRASTHGDVYSFGVLLLEIVSGRRPTDVLVNEGSSLHEFMKSHYPNSLEGIIEQALLRWKPQGKPERCKMLWREVIMEMIELGLICTQYNPSTRPDMLDVAHEMGRLKEYLFACPSLFHISSQETQGEASS; translated from the exons atgggttcttgttctttgttgtttatCTCGTTCTTGATCACTGTTATGACCGTTCTTGCTTCTAAAGAGAACGATCATGTGTTATTAAAAACAGATCGAGCCTCTTTGCTTTCTTTCAAATCGTTCATTGTTTCAGATCCTCACCACTCTCTAAGCAGTTGGGTTTCCGTTTCTGCTTCTTCTGTTGATGTTTGTAATTGGTCTGGTGTGAAGTGTAACAAAGAGAGCACTAGAGTAATCGAACTGGACATCAGCGGTCGAGATCTTGGCGGTGTCATCTCACCGTCGATCGCTAATCTAACCGCTTTAACGGTTCTTGATCTTTCAAGAAACTTCTTCGTTGGAAAAATCCCACAAGAGATAGGCTCATTGTATAAAACCTTGAAGCAGCTAAGCCTCTCTGAGAATCTCTTACAAGAAAAAATTCCACAAGAGCTTGGTTCGCTTAACCGTCTTGTGTATCTTGATCTTGGAAGCAACCGGTTAACTGGTTCAATCCCGGTTCAGCTCTTTTGCAATGGTTCTTCTTTATCTCTCCAATACGTAGACCTCTCTAACAATTCTTTAACCGGAGAAATACCTCTAAAGAAAGAATGTCATCTCAAAGAGCTTCGGTTTCTTCTCCTCTGGTCCAACAAGCTCGTCGGGACTGTACCGTCTTTTCTATCAAACTCTACAAATCTCAAATGGATGGATTTGGAGTCAAATCTGTTAACCGGAGAGTTACCTTCTCAAGTCATAAGCAAGATGCCACAACTTCAGTTTCTTTACCTTTCTTATAACCATTTCGTtagccacaacaacaacaccaacctCGAACCTTTTTTCGCCTCTCTAGCCAGTTCACCTGACTTACAAGAGCTCGAGTTAGCCGGAAACAGTCTTGGAGGAGAGATTTCTTCTTCCGTAAGGCACCTCTCTGTTAATCTTGTGCAGATACATCTTGATCAAAACCGTATCCATGGCTCTATACCTCCAGAGATATCAAACCTTTTGAACCTAACCCTTCTAAACTTATCGAGTAACCTCTTGACTGGTCCTATACCACGAGAGCTTTGTAAGTTAAACAAGCTTGAAAGGGTTTATCTCTCTAATAATCTCTTAACCGGCGAAATTCCCATGGAGCTTGGGGATATACCTagtcttggtcttcttgatgTTTCTAGAAACAAGCTCTCTGGTTCAATCCCGGATAGTTTCTCTAACCTTTCTCAGCTGAGAAGACTTTTAATGTACGGAAACCATCTCTCTGGTACGGTACCTCAAAGCCTCGGCAAATGTATCAATCTTGAGATTCTTGATCTCTCTCACAACAACCTCTCAGGGAAGATTCCAGTTGAAGTTGTCTCCAATCTCAGAAACCTGAAGTTGTATCTTAACCTATCTAGCAACCAGTTAAGCGGGGGAATACCTTTGGAGCTAAGCAAAATGGATATGGTTCTCTCCATTGATTTGTCTTCCAACAAACTCTCAGGGAAGATTCCACCTCAGCTCGGAAGCTGCATTGCATTAGAGCATCTGAACCTTTCAAGAAACGGTTTATTCGGTACGCTTCCAACATCAATAGGCCAATTGTCATATCTAAAAGATCTAGATGTGTCTTTAAACAGATTAACTGGAGCTATACCGCCTTGTTTTCAACAGTCTTCGACTCTCAAGAACTTGAATTTCTCCTTCAACTTGTTCTATGGGAACGTATCAGATAAAGGATCATTCTCTAAGCTGACTATTGAGTCTTTTCTTGGAGATTCTCTCTTGTGTGGTTCTATAAAAGGAATGCAAGCTTGCAAGAAGAAACATAGGTACCCTTCTGTTCTGTTACCGGTTCTGTTATCGTTGATTGCAACTCCTTTTCTGTGTGTTTTTGGATATCCCCTGGTTCAAAGATCAAGATTTGGAAAAAATCTAACAGTATACGACAAAGAAGAGTTGGAAGACGAGGAAAAACAGAACCGAACTGACCCTAAGTACCCAAGAATATCATATCAGCAGCTCATTGCAGCAACTGGAGGTTTCAATGCTTCTAGCTTGATTGGTTCAGGGAGATTTGGTCATGTTTACAAGGGAGTTCTCAGGAACAACACTAAGATCGCAGTTAAAGTACTCGATCCAAAGACCGCAATGGAGTTCTCTGGGAGTTTTAAAAGAGAGTGTCAGATCTTGAAGAGAACAAAGCACAGGAACTTGATCAGGATCATCACAACCTGTAGCAAACCTGGTTTCAAGGCTCTTGTTCTGCCACTGATGCAAAATGGAAGCTTGGAGAGACACTTATACCCGGGAGAATACTCGAGCAAGAACTtggatttgattcagttggtgAACATATGCAGCGATGTCGCGGAAGGAATAGCTTACTTGCATCACTATTCACCTGTCAAAGTTGTTCACTGTGATCTCAAACCAAGCAATATCCTTCTTGACGATGAAATGACCGCTCTGGTTACAGATTTCGGGATTTCAAGATTTGTTCAAAGCGTTGAAGAAACAGTTTCTACGGATGATTCAGTGTCATTTGGCTCACCAGATGGATTGTTATGCGGTTCAGTCGGTTACATTGCACCAG AATATGGAATGGGGAAACGTGCATCGACACATGGAGATGTGTACAGTTTTGGGGTTCTCCTGCTAGAGATTGTGAGCGGAAGGCGACCAACAGATGTTCTTGTCAATGAAGGATCAAGCTTACATGAGTTTATGAAGTCACATTACCCGAATTCTCTAGAGGGAATCATCGAACAAGCGTTGCTCAGATGGAAACCGCAGGGGAAACCAGAGAGATGTAAAATGCTATGGAGAGAAGTCATAATGGAAATGATTGAGTTGGGATTGATTTGTACTCAATACAATCCTTCAACTAGGCCTGACATGCTAGATGTTGCACATGAGATGGGACGGCTTAAAGAGTATCTCTTTGCTTGTCcttctctttttcatatttcatCTCAAGAAACACAAGGAGAAGCTAGTTCATGA
- the LOC104752042 gene encoding probable myosin-binding protein 5, which yields MVGRSCSLDTRGLESTDLIIAFYEMKEDVERLEGELDAEREATASSVSEAMSMIRRLQGEKATLAMEASQYKRMVEERMSLAEFSMDLLEDLNYQKDVEIKKLECELHAYRCKLTSLACNGIVEDCVRFCDRSQTPSPEPIITVPVEKGVIEQSLDSRRDKEKDKDLYREEIKKLDEQLKELTVFRDSLRDQCKTLKQEAETKNGEKGLLCKPDLLVKKMSKKSSKQRRDRSIKRDHARGICSANDAEYQTELQRLKERVELLEQDKCSTEPAQAIVVKQENMNLQRKSEEELSSVQSAMFGYDSATVSVQEAMLYFWL from the exons ATGGTAGGAAGAAGCTGCAGCTTAGATACGCGTGGACTTGAGTCCACAGATCTTATAATAGCTTTTTATGAAATGAAGGAAGATGTGGAGAGGCTAGAGGGAGAGTTGGATGCTGAAAGAGAAGCTACTGCTTCGTCAGTGAGCGAAGCCATGTCCATGATACGTAGGCTTCAAGGCGAGAAGGCGACCCTTGCTATGGAAGCTAGCCAGTACAAGAGAATGGTTGAGGAGCGAATGTCTCTAGCTGAGTTTTCGATGGATCTTTTGGAGGATCTGAATTACCAGAAAGATGTTGAAATCAAGAAGCTTGAGTGTGAATTACATGCCTACAGGTGTAAGCTTACGAGCTTGGCATGTAACGGAATTGTTGAAGATTGTGTGAGATTTTGTGATAGGTCTCAAACGCCGTCTCCTGAACCGATTATTACAGTTCCTGTGGAGAAGGGAGTTATAGAGCAGAGCTTGGATTCAAGAAGGGATAAGGAGAAGGATAAAGATTTGTATCGGGAGGAGATCAAGAAGCTGGATGAGCAATTGAAAGAGCTTACGGTTTTTCGAGATTCTTTAAGAGATCAGTGCAAGACTTTGAAGCAGGAGGCTGAAACTAAGAATGGAGAAAAGGGTTTGTTGTGTAAACCTGATTTGTTGGTGAAAAAGATGTCCAAGAAGTcatcaaaacagagaagagacaGAAGCATCAAAAGAGATCATGCGCGGGGGATTTGTTCTGCAAACGATGCAGAGTATCAGACCGAGTTGCAAAGGTTGAAAGAGAGAGTAGAGCTGCTTGAGCAGGACAAATGCAGCACAGAGCCAGCTCAAGCTATTGTAGTAAAGCAAGAAAATATGAATCTGCAGagaaaatcagaagaagagtTAAGTTCTGTGCAATCTGCAATGTTTGGTTATGACTCAGCTACTGTTTCTGTTCAAGAG GCTATGCTTTACTTCTGGCTATAA
- the LOC104752043 gene encoding heptahelical transmembrane protein 3, which produces MKKRRAARKSPTMVEVTDCTGLDSGEETRIVRRLMKFEDLPEYLKDNEFIHNHYRCQWSLKDTFLSAFSWHNETLNIWTHLTGFAIFLWMAVVSCLETTELSLAGVFNGISGARICLSSNQTLLLHDSNVTQHISSLNTQGEAIPKWPWLVYLAGSMGCLICSSVSHLLACHSKRFSLFFWRLDYAGISLMIVASFFAPIYYAFSCHPHFRLLYLSSISILGLLAIITLLSPALSSPRFRAFRANLFLAMGSSAVIPAAHVLCLYWDHPNVFVALGYEIATGLSYALGAAFYVSRVPERWKPGAFDMAGHSHQIFHVFVVFGALAHCVTTLFIIDFVRASPSCGV; this is translated from the exons ATGAAGAAACGAAGAGCGGCGAGGAAATCTCCAACGATGGTGGAGGTCACCGATTGTACAGGTTTAGATTCCGGGGAAGAGACGAGAATCGTGAGGAGGTTGATGAAGTTCGAAGACTTGCCTGAGTATTTGAAGGACAACGAGTTTATACACAACCATTATCGTTGCCAATGGTCTCTCAAAGATACGTTCCTCAGTGCTTTCTCTTGGCACAACGAGACTCTCAATATATGGAC GCACCTAACTGGATTTGCGATATTTTTGTGGATGGCGGTGGTGAGTTGCTTGGAGACGACGGAGCTTAGTCTCGCCGGTGTGTTCAACGGCATCTCCGG AGCGAGGATTTGCCTCTCAAGCAATCAGACTCTGCTTCTTCAC GATTCGAACGTCACACAACACATCTCAAGTCTTAACACCCAAGGAGAAGCTATTCCAAAATGGCCATGGCTCGTGTACTTAGCCGGATCAATGGGTTGCTTAATCTGCAGCTCTGTTTCACACCTTCTCGCTTGCCACTCAAAACGTTTCAGCCTCTTTTTCTGGCGTTTGGACTACGCAGGAATCTCACTTATGATCGTCGCTTCTTTCTTTGCACCAATCTACTACGCTTTCTCCTGCCACCCTCACTTCCGTTTACTCTACTTGTCCTCGATCTCAATCCTCGGTCTCCTCGCTATCATCACTCTCCTCTCTCCAGCTCTCTCATCGCCGCGTTTCAGAGCTTTCAGAGCAAATCTTTTCCTAGCAATGGGATCATCTGCCGTGATACCTGCTGCTCATGTGCTTTGCCTTTACTGGGATCACCCTAACGTGTTCGTCGCCCTCGGTTACGAGATTGCCACGGGATTGTCGTATGCTTTGGGAGCAGCGTTTTATGTTAGCCGTGTGCCTGAGAGATGGAAGCCTGGAGCGTTTGATATGGCAGGACATAGCCATCAGATATTCCATGTGTTTGTAGTTTTTGGTGCTCTTGCTCATTGTGTGACCACTCTTTTCATCATTGATTTTGTACGGGCTTCCCCTTCTTGTGGGGTTTAG